The Terriglobus roseus sequence AGTACATGGGACAAACCATCGCTACCATCGCTCCGCAGCTGCGTCCCGGGCACGTCTTTGTCTCTGCCGCAAAGGGCATCCAGGACGGAACCTATCACCGCATGAGTGAGGTGGTCGCCGCCGCCTCTCCCGTCCGCTTCGCCACACTGGGTGGACCGTCGTTCGCGCGTGAGGTTGCGGCTGCACTGCCGACGGCGATCACACTCGCCACACGTCATACCGATGTTGCGCTCGCCTTACAGCGTGACTTCTCCTCGGAGTCGCTTCGCGTTTACACCAACGACGATGTCGTCGGTGTCGAGCTCGGTGGTGCGCTCAAGAACGTCATTGCACTTGCAGCCGGCGTGGTGGATGGCCTGCAACTGGGCAGCAATGCATCGGCTGCTCTCATCACGCGCGGCATGGCTGAGATCACGCGTCTCGCGGTTGCCTGTGGCGGCCGTCCGGAGACGATGGCTGGTCTGGCCGGTTACGGTGACCTGGTGCTCACGTGCACTGGTTCGCTTTCGCGCAACCGTACCGTTGGCGTGGAGCTGGGACGCGGGCGCAAGCTGCCGGAGATCCTGGCGAGTCTGAACGGCAAGGTTGCGGAGGGCGTTCGATGCACCGGTGCCGCACTTGGCCTCGCGCAGCGTCATGGTATCGAGATGCCAATCACGAGTGAGATGTACGGCATCCTGCATGGTGATCGATCGCCCGTCGACGCGATCAGGGCGCTGATGACACGTCCCGGACGCGACGAGTCTGTCGGGTAGCATTCTTTCACTTTGGGTTCTAAGCGATTTGTCCATCCCCCGAAAGTTTTCTTGAGAAAAGCAACCAGAAGCGAAGAAAAATCGTCACCGGCAATCCTTTCGCTGGTAGACTACCGCGCTCGACATGATTGCATCCCTTGTATTGAGACGGAGACGCCTGCGCTGCAAGTGCGCGCCGGAGCGGACCGTCATTTAGGAATGATCGAAAGATCACGAGGGAATCATGAATCGTATGGGAAACAAGGCAATTCAGTTTGGCGCAGCAGCGCTGTTGACCAGTGCACTCGCTT is a genomic window containing:
- a CDS encoding NAD(P)H-dependent glycerol-3-phosphate dehydrogenase, whose protein sequence is MSRIAVLGAGAWGTALALSLARQGRHSVTLWAHTPAHAEAMQQTGENAKFLPGFPLPADLAVTASLSAAVDTADVLLAVTPSEYMGQTIATIAPQLRPGHVFVSAAKGIQDGTYHRMSEVVAAASPVRFATLGGPSFAREVAAALPTAITLATRHTDVALALQRDFSSESLRVYTNDDVVGVELGGALKNVIALAAGVVDGLQLGSNASAALITRGMAEITRLAVACGGRPETMAGLAGYGDLVLTCTGSLSRNRTVGVELGRGRKLPEILASLNGKVAEGVRCTGAALGLAQRHGIEMPITSEMYGILHGDRSPVDAIRALMTRPGRDESVG